A window from Gemmatimonas sp. encodes these proteins:
- the bamA gene encoding outer membrane protein assembly factor BamA, translating into MLKRVSLSSVPPAARPLAARLGAFVRAAGTMPLRVGALAAAMLTAAPEALSAQEVAGRCTTADSLAVRGNARVNEARIRTEAGITKGATLNFPTLQRTLKALYAMGEFDDVQILCDLESVPGQVLTVVQVRERLILGDITVTGPKAISERSIRDKVDLLIGRPIDPLQVARAKAKIDSVYENAGYYLAQVTIDSTAMSDGRIALAYTVDEGRRLAISAIDILGNRSVREKTIVGAMKTKPEGFFFFKKGEYDDDKYVGDLGERIPALYARLGHVDARITKDTLVVDRDKGKGLVQITVDEGPQFRVGSFEIAGNRRFNTEDLRKFYPFDGNETKTLTQRAMGLIFRQPEAPRGVFDQAKWDASLEKVNGAYRDNGYLYASVRPVVERRYEGNDSVPTANLRWEIDEKNPAIVNRIEIVGNDFTADDCIRRQIFLVPGGPFNQQALIRSYQSIGNMNFFEQPMPFPDYRPINEQGDVDIVFRVKEKRTGSVNFGASMGQGGVGFGGFVGLEQPNLFGLCKSGRLNWQYGRFFNDFTATYTDPALKGSRLSGALSAYRTQSRFIVGNLGQNIRTGSQFRLGIPTPWSFFSTVAVSYNVENATFTSGTIVGSCSRNCLRSNVGLEYQYDTRVDMPFATQGSLRSLQLDLSGGPFGGTVNFQRLTTEMRGYALLGQFGGSNPGSQPIKLTMGLTARSGALFGNSGPFFFQQQFAVGGVMFGQSLRGYPEFSITPQGFNPGTDQFRSDPASFGNAFMTMTGEIGLRFNQMFYFNVFADAGNNWASARQINPTRLFRSAGFGVSTVTPLGPLGLDLAYGFDRQSVNVATLRLEKDPRWQFHFRLGQLF; encoded by the coding sequence ATGCTGAAACGCGTTTCCCTGTCTTCCGTCCCTCCGGCAGCGCGCCCACTGGCTGCGCGCCTGGGGGCGTTCGTACGTGCCGCCGGTACGATGCCGCTGCGCGTCGGCGCGCTGGCCGCTGCCATGCTCACGGCGGCGCCCGAGGCGCTGTCGGCGCAGGAGGTGGCCGGGCGCTGCACGACCGCCGATTCGCTCGCCGTGCGGGGCAATGCGCGCGTCAACGAGGCGCGCATTCGCACGGAGGCGGGGATTACGAAGGGGGCGACGCTCAACTTCCCCACGTTGCAGCGCACGCTCAAGGCCCTTTATGCCATGGGCGAGTTCGACGACGTGCAGATCCTGTGCGATCTGGAATCGGTACCGGGACAGGTGCTGACGGTGGTGCAGGTGCGGGAGCGGCTGATCCTCGGCGACATCACGGTGACCGGGCCCAAGGCCATCTCGGAGCGATCCATCCGGGACAAGGTCGACCTGCTCATCGGCCGGCCCATTGATCCGCTCCAGGTGGCCCGCGCGAAGGCCAAGATCGACTCGGTGTACGAGAACGCCGGCTACTATCTCGCGCAGGTCACGATCGATTCCACCGCCATGAGCGATGGGCGCATTGCCCTTGCCTACACCGTCGACGAAGGGCGTCGGCTGGCCATCTCCGCCATCGACATTCTTGGCAACCGGTCGGTGCGCGAGAAGACGATCGTGGGGGCGATGAAGACCAAGCCCGAAGGGTTCTTCTTCTTCAAGAAGGGTGAATACGACGACGACAAGTACGTCGGCGACTTGGGCGAGCGCATCCCCGCGCTGTACGCCAGACTTGGGCATGTCGACGCGCGCATCACCAAGGACACCTTGGTGGTGGACCGCGACAAGGGGAAGGGGCTCGTCCAGATCACCGTCGACGAGGGGCCGCAGTTCCGGGTGGGCAGTTTCGAAATTGCCGGCAACCGGCGCTTCAACACCGAGGATCTGCGCAAGTTCTACCCCTTCGACGGCAACGAGACCAAGACGCTGACCCAGCGCGCCATGGGCCTCATCTTTCGTCAGCCGGAAGCGCCCCGCGGGGTCTTCGACCAGGCCAAGTGGGATGCGTCACTCGAGAAGGTCAACGGCGCCTACCGCGACAACGGCTATCTGTACGCCAGTGTCCGCCCCGTGGTCGAGCGCCGTTACGAAGGCAACGATTCGGTGCCTACCGCCAACCTGCGCTGGGAAATCGACGAAAAGAACCCGGCTATCGTCAATCGCATCGAGATCGTCGGCAACGACTTCACCGCCGATGACTGCATCCGTCGGCAGATCTTCCTGGTGCCCGGGGGGCCGTTCAATCAGCAGGCGCTGATTCGCAGCTATCAGAGCATCGGCAACATGAACTTCTTCGAGCAGCCCATGCCGTTTCCGGACTATCGTCCGATCAACGAGCAGGGAGACGTGGACATCGTGTTCCGCGTGAAGGAGAAGCGTACCGGGTCGGTGAACTTCGGCGCCTCCATGGGGCAGGGGGGCGTGGGGTTCGGTGGTTTCGTCGGCCTCGAGCAGCCCAATCTCTTCGGCCTGTGCAAGTCCGGGCGCCTCAACTGGCAGTACGGCCGGTTCTTCAACGACTTCACCGCCACCTACACCGACCCGGCCCTCAAGGGCTCGCGCCTGTCTGGGGCGCTCAGCGCCTACCGCACGCAGTCGCGCTTCATCGTCGGCAACCTCGGCCAGAACATCCGCACCGGTTCGCAGTTCCGCCTCGGCATTCCCACCCCGTGGTCGTTCTTCTCCACGGTGGCCGTGTCGTACAACGTCGAAAATGCGACGTTCACGTCGGGCACCATTGTCGGCAGTTGCTCACGGAACTGCCTGCGCTCCAATGTGGGACTCGAGTATCAGTACGACACCCGCGTGGACATGCCCTTCGCCACCCAGGGGTCGCTGCGATCGCTGCAACTGGACCTGAGCGGTGGGCCATTCGGTGGCACCGTCAACTTCCAGCGGCTCACCACCGAAATGCGGGGGTATGCGCTGCTGGGGCAGTTCGGCGGCAGCAACCCGGGGTCGCAGCCGATCAAGTTGACCATGGGGCTCACGGCGCGCAGCGGCGCGCTCTTCGGCAACTCGGGCCCGTTCTTCTTCCAGCAGCAGTTCGCCGTGGGTGGCGTGATGTTCGGGCAATCGCTTCGCGGGTACCCGGAATTCTCCATTACGCCGCAGGGGTTCAACCCGGGGACGGACCAGTTCCGCTCCGACCCCGCGTCGTTCGGTAACGCCTTCATGACCATGACCGGAGAAATCGGGCTCCGGTTCAACCAGATGTTCTACTTCAACGTCTTCGCCGACGCCGGGAACAACTGGGCCTCCGCCCGACAGATCAATCCCACCCGCCTCTTCCGTTCGGCCGGTTTCGGGGTATCTACCGTTACGCCGCTCGGTCCGCTCGGACTCGATCTGGCCTATGGCTTCGACCGCCAGTCGGTCAATGTCGCCACGCTGCGTCTGGAGAAGGACCCGCGCTGGCAGTTCCACTTCCGTCTCGGTCAGCTCTTCTAA
- a CDS encoding OmpH family outer membrane protein has protein sequence MRVLSFVGAIALFAAVPSLATAQAAQKFAFVNSQALLQGAPGRAEAEASFEKEMTGVRTQLQKLQDSLQAMNEAWAKEEPTLQGAAKDARLKTLREKEQKWGAEAQKLQSQAQERQEELMQPIMENLRKVLDDVRMEGGYAFIFDVAAGAFIVSADKNLDITDRVLSKMRLAAPRAAPAKPAPAAGPTSAPAGITKKPPTE, from the coding sequence ATGCGCGTGCTCTCGTTTGTCGGTGCCATTGCCCTCTTCGCAGCCGTGCCTTCGCTGGCCACGGCGCAGGCGGCTCAAAAGTTCGCGTTCGTCAACTCGCAGGCGCTGCTTCAGGGGGCGCCGGGACGTGCCGAGGCCGAGGCGTCGTTTGAAAAGGAGATGACGGGCGTCCGTACGCAGCTGCAGAAGCTCCAGGATTCACTGCAGGCGATGAACGAGGCGTGGGCGAAGGAAGAGCCGACGCTGCAGGGGGCGGCCAAGGACGCGCGCCTCAAGACGCTGCGCGAGAAGGAGCAGAAGTGGGGCGCCGAGGCGCAGAAGCTCCAGTCGCAGGCGCAGGAGCGGCAGGAAGAGCTGATGCAGCCCATCATGGAGAACCTGCGCAAGGTGCTCGACGACGTGCGCATGGAAGGCGGCTACGCCTTCATCTTCGACGTGGCGGCCGGTGCGTTCATCGTGTCGGCGGACAAGAATCTGGACATCACCGACCGCGTGCTCTCCAAGATGCGGTTGGCGGCCCCCCGTGCCGCGCCGGCCAAGCCGGCGCCGGCAGCCGGCCCGACGTCGGCGCCGGCTGGCATCACGAAGAAGCCGCCCACGGAGTAA